ACCACCACATCGAGGGCCTCGTCTCCTTCCAGGGGCAGGGCGTCCAGGGTGTGGTTGGCGGAAATGTCGATGGCCAGATCGCTTTGCACCGTGGTGCTGTGCAGACCGTAGCTGGTAATGGTGAACAGGGGACTGGACTGCACCAGGTTGGCGGTGACCAGAGCGTCGACGGCGGCGGTAAAGGCCATCATGGAAAAATGGGGCAGCAGCACAAAGCCCACCCGTACCGGCGCATTGCCGGCGGCGCGGGCGGGCAGAAAGGCGCTGTTGGTGTCACGCAGCCGGTGGCTGAAATGACGCTTTTCACTGATTTGGGACATGTTGTTCAGAGTGAAGGCACCGCGAAGACGCGGCCTTGTTGTGTTACTGCGTGTTAAGCGGAGTTTACCCCGCCGTTCCCCCCTTTGCACTCTTTGCTCTGTATACACGGCTGAAGACAAGGGCGGATCCCGATCACGAATGTTGCCGATATGTGATTTTTTGTCGCAAATACGCAGCATTGGGCCGCAACCAGTCATCTGCGGGTCTTTCCCCGGCAGTAGTATGCCGGCAAAGCATCACCGGAATGCCGAAAAAACGGCTCCGGCGACAGGAACAAGGACCGGGCAACCCCGGAGCAGCCAAGGAGGTTACGACATGTTCAGCAAGCACACCCGCATTCAGGATATCGACCCGGCCCTGTGGGCGGCCATGGAAGAGGAGGCCAGCCGTCAGGAGCAGCATATCGAGCTGATTGCCTCGGAAAACTACACCAGCCCGGCGGTGATGGAAGCCCAGGGCTCGGTGCTGACCAACAAGTATGCGGAAGGCTACCCGGGCAAGCGTTATTACGGCGGTTGCGAGGCGGTAGACAAGGTGGAGCAGCTGGCCATCGATCGTGCCAAAGAGCTGTTCGGTGCCGACTACGCCAACGTTCAGCCCCATTCCGGCTCCCAGGCCAACGCCGCCGTGTACATGGCCCTGTGCGCTCCCGGCGACACCGTGCTGGGCATGAGTCTGGCCCACGGTGGCCACCTGACCCACGGTGCCAGGGTGAGCTTCTCCGGCAAGATCTATAACGCCGTGCAGTATGGCCTGAACGACACCACCGGCGAGGTGGACTACGACCAGGTCGAGCGGCTGGCGCTGGAGCACAAGCCGAAAATGATCGTGGCCGGTTTCTCCGCCTACTCCCAGATCATGGACTGGGCCCGCTTTCGCGCCATCGCCGACAAGGTCGGGGCCTGGCTGTTTGTGGACATGGCCCACGTCGCCGGCCTGGTGGCCGCCGGTGTTTATCCCAACCCGGTGCCCTTTGCCGACGTGGTCACCACCACCACCCACAAGACCCTGCGTGGCCCCCGGGGCGGCCTGATCCTGGCGAAAGCCAATCCCGAGCTGGAAAAGAAACTCAACGCCGCCGTGTTCCCCGGTGGCCAGGGGGGCCCGCTGATGCATGCCATTGCCGCCAAGGCCGTGGCCTTTGCCGAGGCGCTGAAGCCCGAATTTCGCGATTACCAGCAGGCGGTGGTGGAAAACGCCCAGGCCATGGTGGAAGTGTTTCAGAGCCGCGGCTTTGACGTGGTGTCGAACGGTACCGAAAACCACCTGTTCCTGCTTGACCTCTCTGCCCGGGGCATTACCGGCAAGGACGCGGACCGGGTGCTGGGCGAAGCCAACATCACCGTCAACAAGAATGCCGTGCCCAACGACCCGCAGCCTCCCTTTGTGACCTCGGGTCTGCGCATCGGCACCCCGGCGGTCACCAGCCGCGGCTTCAGGGCAGAGCACTGCCGTCAGCTGGCGGGCTGGATCTGCGACATTCTTGAGCACATGGACGACCCCGAGGTGATTATCTCGGTGAAGGATCAGGTGGCCAGCCTGTGCAGCTATTTTCCGGTGTATCGCTAAGCGGTTTCACCCCATCAGGACACGGATTTCAATCAACAGGTGACCCTCATGCAGAAATATTCAGGATTCGGGCTGCTCAAGCATGCCCTGACCCACCACGAAAACTGGCAGAAAGTGTGGCGCAACCCCACCCCCAAGCACGAAGGCTACGATGTGATCATCGTCGGCGGCGGCGGCCACGGCCTGGCCACCGCCTACTACCTGGCCAAGGAGCACGGCATTACCAATGTGGCGGTGATCGAAAAGGGCTATCTGGGCGGCGGCAACACCGCCCGCAACACCACCATCGTGCGCTCCAACTACCTGTGGGACGAGGCGGCCTGGCTTTATGAACATTCCATGAAACTGTGGGAAGGCCTGGCCCAGGAGCTGAACTACAACCTGATGTTCAGCCAGCGCGGTGTGCTCAACCTGGGGCATACCCTGCAGGACATGCGTGACATCGAGCGCCGGGTGAACGCCAACCGCCTGAACGGCATTGACGGTGAAGTGCTCAATGCCAAACAGGTGCAGGAGCTGGTGCCCATTCTCGACTGCTCCAAAAACGCCCGTTATCCGGTGCTGGGCGCCTCCTGGCAGCCCCGCGGCGGCACCGCCCGCCACGATGCCGTGGCTTGGGGCTTTGCCCGCGCCGCCGACGCCATGGGCGTGCACCTGATCCAGCAGACCGAAGTCACCGGCATTCGCCGCGAAAACGGCGCCGTCACCGGCGTGGACACCACCCGCGGCTTTATCAAGGCGCCCAAGGTGGCCTGCGTCACCGCCGGCAACTCCGGGGTGATGGCCAACATGGTGGGCATGAAGCTGCCGCTGGAATCCCACCCGCTGCAGGCCATGGTGTCCGAGCCGGTCAAGCCCATCCTCGACACCGTGGTGATGTCCAACCACGTGCACGGCTATGTGTCCCAGTCCGACAAGGGCGACCTGGTGATCGGCGCCGGCATCGACGGCTATCTGGGCTACGGCCAGCGCGGCTCCTTCCCGGTGGTGGAGCACACCATGGCGGCCATTGTGGAAATGTTCCCGATCTTCAGCCGGGTGCGCCTGAACCGCACCTGGGGCGGCATTGTGGACACCTGTCCCGACGCCTGTCCGATTATTTCCAAGACCCACATCAAGGGCCTGTATTTCAACTGCGGCTGGGGCACCGGCGGCTTCAAGGCCACCCCGGGCTCGGGCAACGTGTTCGCCCACACCATCGCCAAGGATGAGCCCCATCCCCTGGCCAAGCCCTTTAACGTTGACCGTTTTGTCAGCGGCCACCTGATCGACGAGCACGGCGCGGCCGGCGTTGCCCACTAAAGGAGAGAGACAATGTTGCACATTTATTGTCCGCACTGCGGCGAACACCGGGAAGAGGAAGAGTTTCAGTACGGCGGCGAGGCACACATTGCCCGCCCGGCGGATCCCAATGCGCTGAGCGATGAACAATGGGCCCAGTACCTGTTCTTTCGCAAGAACCCCCGTGGCCTGCATCAGGAGATGTGGTACCACGCCGCCGGTTGCCGCAAGTTCTTCAATGCCACCCGGCATACCGTGACCTATGAAATCAAGGAAACCTACAAGGTGGGCGAACAGCCGCAGCAAGGAGGCCAGTCATGAGCCAGCAGAACCGCATTCAGGGCAAGGGCCGGGTCGACACCGGCAAGCCGCTCAGCTTTATTTTCAACGGCAAGCGTTATCAGGGCTATGCCGGTGACACCATCGCCTCGGCCCTGCTGGCCAACGGCGTGGACGTGGTCGGCCGTTCATTCAAGTATTCCCGCCCCCGCGGCATCATGGCCGCCGGTGCCGACGAGCCCAACTGCATTCTGCAGGTGGGCAGCAGTGAAGCCACCATGATCCCCAACGTGCGCGGTACCCAGGCCGAGCTCTATGACGGCCTGACCGCCGCCAGCACCAACGGCTGGCCCAATGTCGACAAGGACATCATGGGCGTGGTGGGCAAGCTCGGCGGCAGCATGATGCCTCCCGGTTTCTACTACAAGACCTTTATGTATCCCCAGTCCATGTGGCCCAAATACGAGCACCTGATCCGCAAGGCCGCGGGCCTGGGCCGGGTGCCCAACGAGCGGGATCCGGACACCTATGACAAGCTCAACCATCACTGCGACGTGCTGGTGGTGGGCGGCGGTGCCGCCGGCCTGACCGCGGCCCTGGCCGCCGGCCGCCGGGGCGCCCGGGTGATCCTGGTGGACGAGCAGAACGAATTCGGTGGCCACCTGCTGCACAGCACTCAAGCCATCAACGGCCAGGCCCCGGCGGCCTGGGTGGAAGCGGCGGTGAAGGAGCTGGAGAACCTGCCCGACGTGACCCTGCTGCCGCGCAGCACCGCCGCCGGCTATTACGATCAGAACTTCGTCTCGGTCATGGAGCGGCGCACCGATCACCTGGGTGAGCGCATTTCCGGCAAGACCCGCCAGCGCCTGCACCGCATTCGCGCCGGCCGTGTGATCCTGGCCACCGGCGCCCAGGAACGGCCACTGGTGTTCGCCAACAACGATCTGCCCGGCTGCTTCGTGGCCAGTGCCCTGTCCACCTACGTTAACCGCTACGGCGTGGCTCCGGGTGAGCGCCTGGTGCTGATGACCTGCAACGATTACGGTTACCAGGCCGCCCTCGACTGGCTGGACGCCGGCCGCGAGGTGGTGGCGGTGGTGGACAGCCGCGCCAACCCCGGCGGCGACCGTTATCAGCAGCTCAAGGCCCGGGGCGTGAAGATTTACACCGGCCACGGCCTGATCGAAGCCACCGGCAAGAAGCGGGTGAACGGCGCCAAGGTGGCGCCCATCACCAGCGACGGCAGCCGGGTGACCGGCGACGCCGTTCAGCTCAGCTGTGACACCATCGCCACTTCCGGCGGCTGGAGTCCGGTGGTGCACCTGTCTGCCCACACCGGCTCCCGTCCGGTGTGGAACGCCGACGTCATCGGCTTTGTGCCCGGCGACACCGTGCAGCAGCAGCTGCTGGCCGGCGGCGTGCAGGGCACCTATGCGCTCTCGGCCGTGCTGGCGGAGGGACTGAAGGCCGGTCGAGAGGCGGCCGAGGCCACCGGCTACGGCGAGCTGGCCGCCCGCGTGACCGACGCCGACGTCAATACCACGGATCCGCGGGAAGATCAGGCCCAGGCGCTGTTTCTGGTGCCCCACAGCCGCGCCGTGAGCCGGGCGCCCAAGCAGTTTGTGGATTACCAGAACGACGTGACCGCCGCCGGCATCGAGCTGGCCGTGCGCGAGGGCTTTGAGTCCATCGAGCACATCAAGCGTTACACCGCCATGGGCTTTGGTACCGATCAGGGCAAGCTCGGCAACATCAACGGCATGGCCATTGCCGCCAATGCCATGGGCAAGAGCATTCCGGAAACCGGCACCACCATTTTCCGCCCCAACTACACCCCGATCACCATGGGCGCCTTTGCCGGCCGTGATGCGGGTCACCTGTTCGATCCGGCCCGGTTCAGCGCCATGCATGCCTGGCACGTGAAAAACGGCGCCGAGTTCGAGGATGTGGGCCAGTGGAAGCGCCCCTGGTACTTCCCCAAGGCGGGCGAAGACATGCACCAGGCGGTGAACCGCGAGTGTGTGGCCACCCGCACCAGCGTAGGCATTCTCGATGCTTCCACCCTGGGCAAGATCGATATTCAGGGCAAGGACGCGCGGGAATTCCTGCAGCGCATCTACACCAACGCCTGGGCCAAGCTCAGCCCCGGTTTCTGCCGCTACGGCCTGATGTGCAAGGAAGACGGCATGGTGTTTGACGATGGCGTGACCTCCTGCATCACCGACGAGCATTTCATCATGACCACCACCACCGGTGGCGCCGCCGGTGTGCTGCGCTGGCTGGAGCTGTGGCACCAGACCGAGTGGCCGGAGCTGGAGGTGTATTTCACCTCGGTCACCGATCACTGGGCCACCATGACGGTGTCCGGTCCCAACAGCCGCCGCGTGCTGGAGAAGGTCTGTGAAGATGTGGATCTGAGCCGTGAGGCCTTCCCCTTCATGACCTGGAAGGACGCCACCATTGCCGGCGTGAAAGGCCGCATCTTCCGCATTTCCTTCACCGGCGAGCTGAGCTTTGAGGTGAATGTGCAGGCCAACTACGGGCTGCATGTGTGGGAGGCGCTGATGGAGGCGGGGGCCGAGTTCAACATTACCCCCTACGGCACCGAAACCATGCACGTGCTGCGGGCCGAAAAGGGCTTCATCATCGTCGGTCAGGACACCGATGGCTCGGTGACGCCGCAGGATCTGAACATGGACTGGTGTGTGGGCAAGAACAAGCCGTTCCCCTTCATCGGTCAGCGTTCCTGGGCGCGCAGCGACACCGCGCGCAGCGACCGCAAGCAGCTGGTGGGGCTGAAGTGCAAGGATGCCAAAACCGTGATTCCGGAAGGTGCCCAGATCGTGCTGGATCCCAACCATCCGGTGCCGGTGCCCATGGTGGGCCATGTGTCATCCAGTTACTACAGTGCCAATCTGGGCCACAACATCGCCATGGGTGTGGTCAAGGATGGCCTGAACCGAATGGGCGAAACCGTGTACTGCCCGCTGGCCGATGGCCGGGTGCTGGAAGCCGAAATCACCAGCCCGATTTTCTATGATCCCAAAGGAGAGCGTCAGCATGTCTAACAACACCGCCAAAGTGACCCAGGTACAACGCCAGGTGCGGGTGGAGTCCCCGCTGTATCACGCCAACCTGGCCGCGCTGGCCAATCAGGATCAGCAGGGCGAGGTGGTGCTGCGCGAAAAGGCGCTTATGGGCCACCTGGTGCTGCGCGGCAACGCCGGCAATGAGCTGTTCGCCAAAACCGTGGAAAAGGTACTGGGGGTGGCGCTGCCCACCCAGGCCTGCAGCTCGGCCGAGAACAGCAAGGCGCTGGTGCAGTGGCTGTCACCGGACGAGTGGCTGATCATCACCGAGGGCGGGCAGGAAGGCCCGTTGCAGCAGGCGCTGCGCGAGCAGCTGTCCGGCCACTATGCCATCACCGACGTGAGCGGCGGCCAGACCATCATTGAACTGTCCGGACCCAAGGCGGAAATGGTGATCCGCAAGTCGTGCCCCTACGACGTGCATCCGTCCAATTTCCCCACCGGCAAGTGCGTGGGCACGGTATTCGCCAAGAGCACGGCGCTGCTGCGCCGCACCGGTGCCGACAGCTTTGAGCTGGTGATCCGCCGCAGCTTTGCCGACTACCTGTGGCTGTGGCTGCAGGACGCCAGCCGGGAATACGGCCTGGTGATCGGCAAGTAAGCAGGTACTGGATTCCCGCCTGCGCGGGAATGACAATTCAGAGCCGTCACCCCCGCGAAGGCGGGGGTCCATATAGCAAGGGAACACGCAGCGCCATGGGAGGCACAGCATGAACCAGCACGAAACCCTGATCCTCACCGCCAGCTGTGAAAGCCGGCTGGGCACCGTGGATGCGGTGACCGGTTATTTGTTTCAGCAGGGCTGCTATGTGGCCGACATGCAGACCTTTGACGATGCCCGTGCCGGCCGCTTCTTCATTCGGGTGGAGTTTCGCAAGCCCGAGCAGGGCGAGTTCGATGAAGCCGCGTTTCGCGACGGTTTTGCCCCCCGGGCCGACAGGTTCGGCATGGAGTGGGAGCTGACCGAGCGCAGCCGCCGTCCCAACGTGGTGATTCTGGTGTCGAAGTTCGATCACTGCCTGAATGACCTGCTGTATCGCTACCGCACCGGTCAGCTGGCCATCGAGATTCCGGCCATCATTTCCAACCACCCGGATCTGCAGCGACTGGCCGACTGGCACCATATTCCCTACTACCACCTGCCGATCACCGCCGACACCAAGGCGGAGCAGGAGGCGCAACTGTGGAAAATCGTGCAGGAGTCCGACGCCGATCTGGTGGTGCTGGCGCGCTACATGCAGGTGCTGAGCCCGGATCTGTGCGACAAGTTGTCGGGCCGCGCCATCAACATTCACCACTCGTTGCTGCCCGGTTTCAAGGGCGCCCAGCCCTACCACCAGGCCTACGCCAAGGGGGTGAAGCTGGTGGGGGCCACGGCCCATTACATCAATAACGAGCTGGATGAAGGGCCCATCATTACCCAGGGGGTGCAGGCGGTGGATCACAGCCATTACCCGGAAGATCTGGTGGCCAAGGGCCGCGACATCGAATGCGTGACCCTGGCCCGGGCCATTCAGTATCACATTGAAAAGCGAGTGTTCATGTACCAGGGCAAGACGGTGGTACTGGGCAGCTGACACTCATTTACCCCTCGAATGCGCAAGCATTCGGCATGAACAAGGAGCCATCATGTCTCAGAAAATCACGGTACTGCGCGACACCCAGCCTCAGGTGCTGCTGGATGCCACCAAGTGGGAAAAGCTGTCCGGTGACCCGCATACCGTTAACCTCAACGCCTATACCTCGGAAGACGGCAGCAAGATCATGGGAACCTGGATCTGCACCCCGGGCAAGTGGGCGGTGAACTACACCAAGTGGGAATACTGCGATTTTCGCGAAGGTTACTGCATTCTCACTCCCGAAGGCGGCGAGCCCATTCACCTCAGGGCCGGCGATATCTTCGTGGTGGAACCGGGCTTTCAGGGCACCTGGGAAGTGGTGGAAACCGTACGCAAGTACTTTGTGTTTGCCTGATTAAGGTCTGACACGGTCCTGTTTTTCGGCCTGCCTGGTGCAGGCCGTTTTTATTGGGTTTTTTGTTGGTCATCCCTGAAGAACGGGAGTGAGGGGAAGATGGGAGCGTTACTTCACCCTCTCGCAGCGCATTTCCGGGGCGTCATGTCCCCAGCGAAGGGTGGCTTCTCCCTGATGCTCCCAAAAGCGTTCGTTGCGACCCTCATAGCGGCTGCCGCTGGCGGCCGGTTGAGCAGACATCAGTGACACACGGTCGCCGTATTCGGCAATCAGGGTCGGGGGCTCGGTTTCAAAGTGGGTGATCACCACCTCGTTGGCCGGGTTGCCGTTGCAGGCAAAGCGGAACGGGCCGCGTTCGGGCACCAGCCGGTAGCGGGCCTGCAATTCGGCGGTGCGCATGTCGTATTGCTGTTGCACGCAGGTGCGCCGGTCCTCGCTCTTCCAGCATTCGTTGCGCCCCTTGAGCCAGCCCCGTTGCTCGGCCTTGAGCACGGGCGGCCGCTCATGGCGGGTCTTGGCCAGCGCCCGCCGGTAGACTCCGGCCAGTTGCCGGTCCCGGGCCGCCAGCCCCGCATCCTGGCAGATCACCGCCTCAATACTGCCGGGCTGAATGCGCTGGCAGGAAAACGACGGCCCCTGTTTGACCAGCCCGTCGATATATTCGCACCAGGCTTGAGTCTCGCGCTCGGGAACACCGGTAGCACCACGAATGCCTAAGCGGAATTCCACCACCGACTTCCATTCCCCGGAGCCCGCGTCGGGACCGTGGCCCAGGCCATCGCCGGTTGGCACGCGTTGCTCCACCCATTGCGCCCACGCGGGAGAGCACGGCGGCGCGCTTTGTGCCCAGGCCGGCAGGGTGGCAAATATCAGCAGTAATAACCCGTGTTTCATAATGAGTAGCCTCATTTGGGGGAGTGCAGGCGGCGCTTTGCTGGTCATTCCCACGACGGTGTGAATCCAGAGCACGGCGCACGATCCTGCCCATAACGTTCACCTGCAGAACCGCACACAGCCAAACTTTACGGTTGCCTGCTTGGGCCCCGTGCGCAGGCCCTATTTCTTGTGCTTGCCGATGCCGTGGTCGCGCAGCTTGTTGGCCACGGCGGTGTGGGAGATGCCCAGGCGCCTGGCCAGCAGCCGGCTGGACGGGTATTCCGGATAGAGCCGTTCCAGCAGCAGGCGCTCAAAGCCCTTGACCGCGTCTTCCAGCGTGCCTTCGCACAGGGCGTCCAGCCCCGGCAAACCGCTCTGCTCCGGAAGTGACAGGTCGTCCACATCCAGCTCGTCTCCTTCCAGCAGGCTGATGGCCCGGTACAGGCAGTTGCCGAGCTGGCGCACGTTGCCGGGCCAGGGGTAGTGCTGCAGGTAGTCTGCCAGCCGGGCCGACAGCCGGGGCTGGGGCCGCTCCAGCTCGGCGGCATGGCGGGTGCACAGTTGCCGGGCCAGGGGCAGAATGTCCTTCTGCCGCTCCCGCAGGGGCGGCACCCGCAGGTTGAGCACATTGAGCCGGAAGAACAAGTCCTGGCGAAACTGGCCCTGTTGCACCAGGGCGGCCAGATCCTGCTGGCTGGTGCAGATAACCCGTATGTCCACCTTCACTTCCTGCTCGTCTCCCAGCCGGCGGAACACGCCGTCCTGCAGCACCCTGAGCAGCTTGCGCTGCAGCAGCGGCGACATCTCGCCGATCTCGTCCAGCAACAGGGTGCCGCCGTTGGCCTGCTCGAGCACGCCGCGCTTGCCCCTGGCATTGTTGCCAAAGGCGCCGGGGGCATAGCCGAACAGCTCGTTTTCGGCGGCGTCGTCGGGAATGGCGGCACAGTTCAGCAAAATAAGGGGCCCTTCGCCGCGCAGGCTGGCACGGTGGCAGGCCCGGGCCAGCTGCTCCTTGCCGGTGCCGGTTTCCCCCTGAATAAGCAGGGGAGCGTCCAGCACCGCCAGCCGGCGGGCTTCACTCAGCAGTTCGGTCATGGCCGGGCTGTGAGCGATGAAGTTGTCGAAGTGCCGGGACTCCCGGTGGCGCATGGCCTTGAAGTGCTGGCCGATGCGCCAGGCCGACTTGAACACCACCACGGCGCCGGCCAGGCTTCGCTCGCCGGACTCCTCGGTGACCCAGATGGGCAGAAAGTCGGCCAGCCAGGGTTCGCCCTCGATGGTGACCCGCTCGCTCAGCGGCCGGGGTTCGTCCTGCTCCAGCCAGCGGCTGACAAACACCCCTTTCAGCCGGGGCCCGAGGGGCTGCTGCAGCAACTGGGCCTGGGGCTGGTCGAACAGGGCGCAGGCGGCGTCGTTGGCCAAGGTGATGCGGCCCTTGACGTCCACCGCCACCACCGCGTCGGGCAGCACCCTGAGCAGGGCGACAATGGCGTTGTGCTCCTGCTCCGAGGGCATGCAGGCAATGGTCTGCACGTCGTGCACCCCGGGCAGGCGGCGAATGGCCGGCATCAGGTGCTGCAGCTCGGTAAAGTCGAGGGCGGGAAAGTTGAGGTAGATAATGCCGCTGGTGTCGATCTCGATGCCGCGCAGATCGATGCGGTGCTCCACCAGAATGTTGAGCAGCTCCCGGGTCAGGCCCAGACGGTCTTCACAGTTTACTTTCAGGCGCATGGTTTGGCTTGGTCGAACGTTTGAGTGTAAATAATACCTTACACTTACCGCAGCAGGCGACCGGAGCGGCGATAAAAACGTGATAAATTCCGGCTTTTGCACGTCTTGGCGGTTTACCTCAAGCCCCGGCTCGTCCATGCTTGCCACCCTGCGCGGCGGCCTCCCGCCGGCAGGTTTTTATTTAACCAGACAGCATGTATTTTTCAGGTGAAGTAATGAGCGAAGCGGTTTTCAGTAAGGTCAAGTCGTCCCAGGTGATCCTCAAGGAGCTGATGGTGCCGTCCTACGCCAATTTCGGCGGCAAGGTGCATGGCGGTATTATTCTGTCGCTGATGGACAAGATTGCCTACACCTGTGCCGCCAGCCATGCCAAGGGCTATTGCGTGACCGCCTCGGTCGACTCGGTGGACTTTCTCAACCCGGTGGAAGTGGGCGAGCTGCTTACCCTGTACGCCTCGGTCAACTACGTGGGCAAGAGCTCGATGGAAGTGGGCATCAAGGTGGTGTCGGAAGACTTCAAACAGGGCATCGTCAAGCACACCAACACCTCCTATTTCACCATGGTGGCGCTGGACGAAAAGACCCGCAAGCCCACCTCGGTGCCCGGCCTGGTGCTGGAAGACGAGCAGGAAATCCGCCGCTTTGTGATGGGCAAGCTGCGTAAAAAGCTGCGCCGCAGCCATCAGCAGGCGGTGGCCGACCTGCGCCAGTCCCTCAGCCTGGATCAGGAGCTGGCCGAGCTGGAAGGAGAAAACTGCCAGCTGGCGCTCTGATGTGAGCAGCAAATACCGCCGCCTGGCGGCGCAACTGCAGGGACAGATTGAAGCCGGTGTCTGGCAACCCGGCGACCGGCTGCCGTCCTTGCGGGAAACCGCCAGGCACTCCGGGCTCAGCC
The Oceanimonas pelagia genome window above contains:
- a CDS encoding sarcosine oxidase subunit gamma, producing the protein MSNNTAKVTQVQRQVRVESPLYHANLAALANQDQQGEVVLREKALMGHLVLRGNAGNELFAKTVEKVLGVALPTQACSSAENSKALVQWLSPDEWLIITEGGQEGPLQQALREQLSGHYAITDVSGGQTIIELSGPKAEMVIRKSCPYDVHPSNFPTGKCVGTVFAKSTALLRRTGADSFELVIRRSFADYLWLWLQDASREYGLVIGK
- a CDS encoding sarcosine oxidase subunit delta, with amino-acid sequence MLHIYCPHCGEHREEEEFQYGGEAHIARPADPNALSDEQWAQYLFFRKNPRGLHQEMWYHAAGCRKFFNATRHTVTYEIKETYKVGEQPQQGGQS
- the glyA gene encoding serine hydroxymethyltransferase; amino-acid sequence: MFSKHTRIQDIDPALWAAMEEEASRQEQHIELIASENYTSPAVMEAQGSVLTNKYAEGYPGKRYYGGCEAVDKVEQLAIDRAKELFGADYANVQPHSGSQANAAVYMALCAPGDTVLGMSLAHGGHLTHGARVSFSGKIYNAVQYGLNDTTGEVDYDQVERLALEHKPKMIVAGFSAYSQIMDWARFRAIADKVGAWLFVDMAHVAGLVAAGVYPNPVPFADVVTTTTHKTLRGPRGGLILAKANPELEKKLNAAVFPGGQGGPLMHAIAAKAVAFAEALKPEFRDYQQAVVENAQAMVEVFQSRGFDVVSNGTENHLFLLDLSARGITGKDADRVLGEANITVNKNAVPNDPQPPFVTSGLRIGTPAVTSRGFRAEHCRQLAGWICDILEHMDDPEVIISVKDQVASLCSYFPVYR
- a CDS encoding cupin domain-containing protein, with the protein product MSQKITVLRDTQPQVLLDATKWEKLSGDPHTVNLNAYTSEDGSKIMGTWICTPGKWAVNYTKWEYCDFREGYCILTPEGGEPIHLRAGDIFVVEPGFQGTWEVVETVRKYFVFA
- the purU gene encoding formyltetrahydrofolate deformylase, which codes for MNQHETLILTASCESRLGTVDAVTGYLFQQGCYVADMQTFDDARAGRFFIRVEFRKPEQGEFDEAAFRDGFAPRADRFGMEWELTERSRRPNVVILVSKFDHCLNDLLYRYRTGQLAIEIPAIISNHPDLQRLADWHHIPYYHLPITADTKAEQEAQLWKIVQESDADLVVLARYMQVLSPDLCDKLSGRAINIHHSLLPGFKGAQPYHQAYAKGVKLVGATAHYINNELDEGPIITQGVQAVDHSHYPEDLVAKGRDIECVTLARAIQYHIEKRVFMYQGKTVVLGS
- a CDS encoding MliC family protein, whose amino-acid sequence is MPTGDGLGHGPDAGSGEWKSVVEFRLGIRGATGVPERETQAWCEYIDGLVKQGPSFSCQRIQPGSIEAVICQDAGLAARDRQLAGVYRRALAKTRHERPPVLKAEQRGWLKGRNECWKSEDRRTCVQQQYDMRTAELQARYRLVPERGPFRFACNGNPANEVVITHFETEPPTLIAEYGDRVSLMSAQPAASGSRYEGRNERFWEHQGEATLRWGHDAPEMRCERVK
- the tyrR gene encoding transcriptional regulator TyrR → MRLKVNCEDRLGLTRELLNILVEHRIDLRGIEIDTSGIIYLNFPALDFTELQHLMPAIRRLPGVHDVQTIACMPSEQEHNAIVALLRVLPDAVVAVDVKGRITLANDAACALFDQPQAQLLQQPLGPRLKGVFVSRWLEQDEPRPLSERVTIEGEPWLADFLPIWVTEESGERSLAGAVVVFKSAWRIGQHFKAMRHRESRHFDNFIAHSPAMTELLSEARRLAVLDAPLLIQGETGTGKEQLARACHRASLRGEGPLILLNCAAIPDDAAENELFGYAPGAFGNNARGKRGVLEQANGGTLLLDEIGEMSPLLQRKLLRVLQDGVFRRLGDEQEVKVDIRVICTSQQDLAALVQQGQFRQDLFFRLNVLNLRVPPLRERQKDILPLARQLCTRHAAELERPQPRLSARLADYLQHYPWPGNVRQLGNCLYRAISLLEGDELDVDDLSLPEQSGLPGLDALCEGTLEDAVKGFERLLLERLYPEYPSSRLLARRLGISHTAVANKLRDHGIGKHKK
- a CDS encoding sarcosine oxidase subunit beta family protein; translated protein: MQKYSGFGLLKHALTHHENWQKVWRNPTPKHEGYDVIIVGGGGHGLATAYYLAKEHGITNVAVIEKGYLGGGNTARNTTIVRSNYLWDEAAWLYEHSMKLWEGLAQELNYNLMFSQRGVLNLGHTLQDMRDIERRVNANRLNGIDGEVLNAKQVQELVPILDCSKNARYPVLGASWQPRGGTARHDAVAWGFARAADAMGVHLIQQTEVTGIRRENGAVTGVDTTRGFIKAPKVACVTAGNSGVMANMVGMKLPLESHPLQAMVSEPVKPILDTVVMSNHVHGYVSQSDKGDLVIGAGIDGYLGYGQRGSFPVVEHTMAAIVEMFPIFSRVRLNRTWGGIVDTCPDACPIISKTHIKGLYFNCGWGTGGFKATPGSGNVFAHTIAKDEPHPLAKPFNVDRFVSGHLIDEHGAAGVAH
- a CDS encoding sarcosine oxidase subunit alpha family protein; translated protein: MSQQNRIQGKGRVDTGKPLSFIFNGKRYQGYAGDTIASALLANGVDVVGRSFKYSRPRGIMAAGADEPNCILQVGSSEATMIPNVRGTQAELYDGLTAASTNGWPNVDKDIMGVVGKLGGSMMPPGFYYKTFMYPQSMWPKYEHLIRKAAGLGRVPNERDPDTYDKLNHHCDVLVVGGGAAGLTAALAAGRRGARVILVDEQNEFGGHLLHSTQAINGQAPAAWVEAAVKELENLPDVTLLPRSTAAGYYDQNFVSVMERRTDHLGERISGKTRQRLHRIRAGRVILATGAQERPLVFANNDLPGCFVASALSTYVNRYGVAPGERLVLMTCNDYGYQAALDWLDAGREVVAVVDSRANPGGDRYQQLKARGVKIYTGHGLIEATGKKRVNGAKVAPITSDGSRVTGDAVQLSCDTIATSGGWSPVVHLSAHTGSRPVWNADVIGFVPGDTVQQQLLAGGVQGTYALSAVLAEGLKAGREAAEATGYGELAARVTDADVNTTDPREDQAQALFLVPHSRAVSRAPKQFVDYQNDVTAAGIELAVREGFESIEHIKRYTAMGFGTDQGKLGNINGMAIAANAMGKSIPETGTTIFRPNYTPITMGAFAGRDAGHLFDPARFSAMHAWHVKNGAEFEDVGQWKRPWYFPKAGEDMHQAVNRECVATRTSVGILDASTLGKIDIQGKDAREFLQRIYTNAWAKLSPGFCRYGLMCKEDGMVFDDGVTSCITDEHFIMTTTTGGAAGVLRWLELWHQTEWPELEVYFTSVTDHWATMTVSGPNSRRVLEKVCEDVDLSREAFPFMTWKDATIAGVKGRIFRISFTGELSFEVNVQANYGLHVWEALMEAGAEFNITPYGTETMHVLRAEKGFIIVGQDTDGSVTPQDLNMDWCVGKNKPFPFIGQRSWARSDTARSDRKQLVGLKCKDAKTVIPEGAQIVLDPNHPVPVPMVGHVSSSYYSANLGHNIAMGVVKDGLNRMGETVYCPLADGRVLEAEITSPIFYDPKGERQHV